A genomic window from Rhizobium sp. 007 includes:
- a CDS encoding TRAP transporter small permease subunit yields MKSLSSLIEAAARAIVWFARQVVIFSGIALMVFMTANVFARYVLTGGGFSFAQELPVLIFPWFILGGIVLAAHSGGHMAVEWIYDKLQGGACSTAFVLANAVSAGAFLVLGYQAYRVGEIAGIEHSPVFQLPNSMGYFALAIGSVLVAIVTLGVVLRVLRLGWEYRTNTESGEVAL; encoded by the coding sequence ATGAAAAGCCTCTCAAGTCTCATAGAAGCCGCGGCGCGGGCCATCGTCTGGTTTGCGCGGCAGGTCGTCATCTTCAGCGGGATAGCGCTGATGGTCTTCATGACGGCGAACGTCTTTGCCCGCTATGTGCTGACCGGGGGAGGCTTTTCTTTCGCTCAGGAGCTGCCGGTGCTGATCTTTCCATGGTTCATCCTGGGCGGCATCGTGCTCGCCGCCCATTCCGGCGGCCATATGGCCGTCGAATGGATCTACGACAAGCTGCAAGGCGGTGCCTGTTCCACCGCCTTCGTCCTCGCCAATGCCGTCAGTGCCGGAGCTTTTCTGGTGCTCGGTTATCAGGCCTACCGGGTCGGCGAGATCGCTGGGATCGAACACAGCCCGGTCTTCCAGCTGCCCAATAGCATGGGGTATTTCGCTCTCGCCATAGGTTCCGTGCTCGTGGCGATCGTTACGCTCGGCGTTGTCCTGCGCGTGCTGCGCCTCGGTTGGGAGTACCGGACGAACACCGAGAGTGGTGAGGTGGCGCTATGA
- a CDS encoding TRAP transporter large permease subunit has product MTILMIIVFCVLMMMAVPVGYALIISAGVAVLFNGYLPLSIVAQQIYDQTQSFPMLALPFFMLAGTLMLGGELGRQLLELASHTMQRWRGGPLSTTVVSSVVFGGVSGSAVANASALGSVLIPWQKKHGFPPALCAANNATSAVIDVLIPPSIPMILFSLVSGVSVANLFVAGILPGILMAASFVFVCWFISVRRGYAAQAARTSRRQLATLALKSLPAVLLPVLIILFLRFGLATPTEVAVLSVVYSLALSLVYYRDLTWKRFCDNVVEAGMATGVVMLVIMGSAAVGWVLTFDQAPQQMADWVAANISSPIVIILMMNILMLIVGMPLDMPPAILLLGPIFVPLADAIGLDRVQLGLMMVINLGIGLYTPPIGTTLFISSSIAKSSLGETTRELWPFFTMAMALLLAVSFIPALTLY; this is encoded by the coding sequence ATGACCATCTTGATGATCATCGTCTTCTGCGTGCTGATGATGATGGCGGTGCCGGTCGGCTACGCCCTTATCATCTCTGCCGGCGTCGCGGTCCTGTTCAACGGCTATCTGCCGCTGTCGATCGTCGCGCAGCAGATCTATGACCAGACCCAATCCTTTCCGATGCTCGCGTTGCCGTTCTTCATGCTGGCCGGCACGCTGATGCTCGGCGGTGAGCTCGGCCGGCAACTGCTGGAGCTGGCATCGCATACGATGCAGCGCTGGCGTGGCGGACCCCTGTCGACCACCGTCGTTTCGTCCGTCGTGTTCGGCGGCGTGTCCGGCTCGGCGGTGGCCAACGCCAGTGCGCTCGGCTCCGTGCTCATCCCGTGGCAGAAAAAGCATGGTTTTCCACCCGCGCTTTGCGCCGCCAACAATGCCACGTCGGCCGTCATCGACGTCCTGATCCCGCCGTCGATTCCGATGATCCTCTTTTCGCTGGTGAGCGGCGTCAGCGTCGCCAACCTCTTCGTCGCCGGCATCCTGCCGGGCATCCTGATGGCCGCGAGTTTCGTCTTCGTCTGCTGGTTCATTTCGGTGAGACGGGGTTATGCCGCACAGGCCGCGCGAACCAGCAGGCGGCAACTGGCGACGCTGGCGCTGAAGAGCCTGCCCGCCGTGCTCCTCCCGGTTCTGATCATCCTCTTCCTGCGGTTCGGCCTGGCCACGCCGACGGAAGTTGCCGTCCTGTCGGTCGTCTATTCGCTCGCCCTCAGCCTGGTCTACTATCGCGACCTGACGTGGAAGCGATTTTGCGACAACGTGGTCGAGGCGGGCATGGCGACCGGCGTTGTGATGCTGGTGATCATGGGCAGCGCAGCCGTCGGCTGGGTGCTGACCTTCGACCAGGCGCCGCAGCAGATGGCCGACTGGGTCGCCGCCAACATTTCGAGCCCGATCGTCATCATCCTGATGATGAACATCCTCATGCTCATTGTCGGCATGCCGCTCGACATGCCGCCGGCCATCCTGCTGCTTGGACCAATCTTCGTACCGCTTGCCGACGCGATCGGGCTGGACCGGGTTCAGCTCGGTCTGATGATGGTAATCAATCTCGGCATCGGACTTTACACGCCGCCGATCGGCACGACGCTCTTCATCTCGTCGTCGATCGCAAAATCATCGCTCGGCGAGACGACGCGGGAACTCTGGCCCTTCTTCACCATGGCAATGGCACTCCTGCTTGCGGTGAGCTTCATACCGGCGCTCACGCTCTATTGA